Within Burkholderia diffusa, the genomic segment GACATCGACGCGTTCGACCTGCATCTGCTGATCAGTTCGTTCTGCTTCCACCGCGTGTCGAACCGCTATACGTTCGGTGCGGCGTTCGGCCGCGACCCGTCAGCGCCGCGGCTGCGCGCACGGCATCGCGAGACGATCACCGATTCCGTGCTGCGTTACGTCGCCGCGTAGGCTCACCGCACGATTCCGTCCGAAGGCCGGCGGGCGAGCATTCCACTCGCCATCCGGCACATCCCCCGAACTTCGCCGCACCGCCTGCAACCGGCATGAGCCGGACGCACGCGGCGCGCATGGTTCATGCCACCTCGCGCCGCGCGTGCATCGCGGGCGCATCCGTCGGCACGGCCGACGCCAGCGCGATCCGCGCCTTCTCTTCCGGGCTGCCCGGCACGTAATACTTCTTCGCCCAGCTCGAATCCGGTGCGAGCGCGAGCTGCCGCTGCGCACTGGCCCCTTGCCGTTTCGTCTCGATCGACAGCGCCCGCGCGCGGTAGTGCTCGTAGAGCCGCAGGAATTCCGCGAGATAGATCGCCGCGATCCGCGTGTCGCGAATCTCCAGCAGGTTCTCGTCGTTGTACTGCTCGGAATTGCGACTCATGTTCGCCGAGCCTGTATAGACGATCGGGTCCGCGCCTTCCGCATCGATCACGATGAACTTGTGGTGGATCACGACCGGCGGATAGGCCGGCGCCGGCTCGCCCGGGAAGAGGCGCAGCTCCGGCTCGAAACCCTTCGGCACGGTCGCCGGCGAAAAATACGCGGCATCGATCACGTCGCGCCGATCGCGCTGGCGATGGTAAAGCTCGAGGTTCGCAAGCGTCGCCGCATCGAGCGATTGCCCGTCGTGCTGCGCGGCATCGGCCTTCGTCGCGCTGCCGACGTTGATGCGGTTCACCAGGCCGAACATCATCAGGCCGCGGTCGCCGGCTGCAAAGCATGCGTCGCGCAGCGCGGCGTCGGTCGGCATGAACAGGCAGAACGACACCGAATGCTTCGCGGCCGCGATGGCGGCGACGATCGTATCGATCTCGGTGCGCTGCCCCGCCGGCTCCGGCGAAAACGCGACACGCACCTGCGCGCTGCCGATCGTCATCGGCGCCGACCAGCCCGCCGACAACTTCGCCGTCTCCGCAATCGGCGGATTCGCGGCCAGCGCGTGCGCCCGCGCGTTGTACAGCGCCGCGAGCGCCGGCGAATCGAACGCGTGCAGCACGTTCGCCTGCTCCGTCAGCCCTTCGGTCGTGAAGTTGGCGGAACCGGTCAGCACGCGCGCCGGCGCCACCGCGGTCGCCGCATTCGCCGGTGCATCGGTCACGATGAACTTGTCGTGCATGATGTGCGTCCGGTCGCGCGGCGCGAGCGTCGCGAGGCCCTGCAGCGCATCGACGGCCGGCTGGTTCGGCGACGGCAGCGGCGGCTTGCCCTTGCGCGCGGTCGCGTGCGCATCGTAGACGATCGCGAGCGACGCTTCGCCGTGCTGACGCCCGAACGCCTCGAATGCGGGCAGCGCCCACAGCGTGTCCGTCAGGTGATAGACGGCCGACACCGCGCGCGATGCGGGGTCGAGCATCGTCGCGAACACCTGTTCCATGTCGTTCGCGAGCCACGTGCGCAGCTTCAGCGCCTGGTCCGCACTCGGCGCCGCATTCGGTGCGAGACCCAGTGCCGCAACCTGCTTCGCGAATGCCTGCGAGCTGACGACCGCACGGTTGAACCACGTGCCGACACCGTCCACGACGTGCGCGGGCAGCACGACCTCGCACACGCCGGCTTCCGCGTCGAGCACCTGCAGGTTCTCCGGCGTGCCGACGACCGGATAGACGTCATAGCGGAACGACGCATCGCGATCCTGCGGATCGATGCGCGCGTCCCACCACATGAATTTCTGGATCGGCGCCTGATCGGTCGGCGCGTCGCCCTGCGTGTCGGCGGCCGGGCCGTCGAACGTGAGCCGGTTCGGCAGCCAGCTGTTCGGCGCCCGCGTCTTGCCGTCGGCCGACCAGAAACCCGGCGTGCGCCGGATCGCGAAGCCGAGGAAGTCCGTGCGCGACGCCGCATCGGGCCAGTCGAAGGCCAGCAGGACCAGGGTCGGAGAAAGATAGCTGCGTACGCTGACGGTCATTCGTTGCTCCTGCCGGACGAGCCGGTCGAGATGAATGGGTCAGTGTTGACGGCGGTTCTTCCCGCGCGATGACGGTTCGATGAACCTTGTATGTCGGACCCGCGTCAGTCGCACACGAGCAGCTCGATGCCGCGTGCGGTCAGCGCGCGGCGCACGGCCTTGTCCGGCGCGCGCTCGGTCACGAGGTAGCGCGCGGCCGACGTGCCGTTGATCCGCACCGGCGTCACGCGGCCGAACTTCGAATGATCGGCGACGATGATCGCCGTGCCGGCCGCCGCGATCATCCGGCTGCGCACTTCGGCGGCGAGCCGCGAGTAGTCGGTGCAGTCGCCGTCGGCCGTGATGCCGCCCGCGCCGACGAACGCGAAATCGACATGGTATTGCGCGAGCTGCTGGATCGTATCGAGCCCGAACGTCGCATCCTCGTCGTCGGACAGTTCGCCGCCGAGCAACGTCACGCGATTGCCGTTGCGCCGCGCGAGCACGAACGCCGTGCGCCAGTCGTTCGTGTAGATCGACAGCCGGTGGCGATCGGCCAGCGCGAGCGCGACCGCATGCGGCGTGCTGCCCGAATCGATCAGCACCGACGCGTCGTCCGGCACGAATTCGGCCGCGCGCCGCCCGATCGTGCGTTTCGCTTCGGCGTTCGCCGCTTCGCGCTCGGACAGGCTCGGCTCGCGGCGGTCCGCCGCCAGCGCGCCGCCATGCGTCATCACGAGCAGGCCGCGCGCCGCGAGCGCGTTCAGGTCGCGCCGGACCGTCTCGCGCGACACGTCGAGCGAGCGCACGAGTTCGGCAACCGACAGCGCACCCGATCTTCCGAGCTCCGACAGAATGTATTGATGACGTTGTTCCGCCAGCATCGCAATGCGCCCGAGGCGACTGGTAATGGGTAAGCCGACCATTGTATTACGGCCGTTTGACCGCCATTTGACGGCGGCGCGGCGGGCGGCCATCGCGTTTCACGGAAACGAAATTCTGTATTGCCCGATGCGCGCGAATCGGTGCGGCAAGCGGTTGCTACACTCTGCGTTTCGCCGAACGACAGACCATCAGGGGGGCTTGCGCAATGTATCGCAAAGGCAGTGTGCTCGAAATCCAGTTTTCGCCGGGACGACTCAACGACGCAGCGGGCGATCCGTACTGGATCGACCTGACGCTCGATGAGGCGCGCCGGCTGTACGAACAGCTCGCCGCGCGCTTCGCGACCGACGCGCGCGCGAACCAGCCGCTCGACACGTTCTCGCTCGATTGACCCCCTTCCTTTCCGCGCGCCACGGCGCGTTTTCATGCCGCAGCATCTTCACCTGGCCGGCCGGTAGGCGAACGCCGCCGGGCTTGTAGCGCGTCACGGCCACGGCCAACGCGCATCCCGTGGCAACTGTATGCGGCGCGCACGCGCCACGAGCGAGTGCAGAATCCGACAAGACGGCGGCGCCGCTTCGCCCGATACTGGCCAACTTCCCGATTCGTCCGGCCGTATCGCGGTCCGCCACGCATGTTTACCTCGCTCGTCGCCGCGGCTTTCGTCGCGCTGTGGTCCACCGGCTTCATCGTCGCACGGGCAATCAAGCCCTACGCCGATCCGAACCTGTTCCTGCTCGCGCGATTCGCGGGCACGGCGGCGCTGTTCGGCGCGGTGGCGCTCGCCGCGCGCGCGCCATGGCCGGCCCGCCGCGAATGGCCGCGCCACCTGATCGCCGGCGCACTGCTGCAAGGCGTCTATCTCGGCGCAAGCTACTGGGCCGTCGCACAGGGACTGAACGCGGGCGTGATGGCATTGCTCGGCGCGCTTCAGCCGCTCGCCACCGCCGCGCTCGCGGTGCCGCTGTTCAACGAGCGCCTGCCCGCGCGCGGCTGGCTCGGGATGGCGCTCGGGCTCGCCGGCGTCGCACTCGTGCTCGCGCCGAAGGTCGCGGACGGCGTTGCGTCGCCGCCGGGCGCCGCGCCCGCGTGGTTCGTCGTGGCCGTGTCGATCCTGTCGGTCGGCTCGATCACCGCTGGGTCGCTGTATCAGAAGGGCAAGCTCGCGCAGAACGATCTGCGCACGGCCGTCGCCGTGCAGAACCTCGGCGCGGCAATCGTCGCGGCCGTCTTCGTCGCGCTGCTGCACGAAACGCGCTGGATCGGCGCGCCGGCGCTGTGGATATCGCTCGTGTGGGGCGTCGTGTTCCTGTCCGGCGGCGCGGTCACGATGCTGATGTGGATGCTGCGGCGCGGCAACGCCGCGCGCGCGACGTCGTTGCTGTTCCTCGCGCCGCCGCTCGCCGCGCTGCAGGGCTACCTGCTGTTCGGCGAAACGCTCGCGACCGTCCAGCTCGCCGGCTTCGGGCTCGCGCTGGCGGGCGTCGTGCTCGCGCGGCGCTGACGCGGCGAGCGGAAGCAGGGCGCGCCGTCACCGCACTCCCATGCATCGAAACGGAGCATCCGCGTGCACGCCGGAGTCTGCCGCGTCGCGCGCTGCCCATGACGCGGCAGCCCGTCTCGCCGATGCAACGCGCGGTCACCGGATCGCATGCCCGGCGCGGCGCCGGACCGCGATTGCGCTTATGATGGGCGCCTCGCATTTCGTTCCGGAACCACCCTCCATGACATCCGCCGATTACGCCAGCCGCCAACGCGCGATCATTGCCGAACTGAACGTCGCCCCGCAATTCGACGTCGATGCCGAAATCGCCCGCCGCGTCGATTTCCTCGCGCAGTACCTTCGTTCGACCGGCCTGCGGACCTACGTGCTCGGCATCAGCGGCGGCGTCGATTCGTCGACGGCCGGGCGGCTCGCGCAACTGGCGGTCGAACGGCTGCGCGCCGAAGGCTACGACGCCCGCTTCATCGCGATGCGCTTGCCGAACGGCGTGCAGAACGACGAAGCCGATGCACAGCGCGCGCTCGCGTTCGTGCGCGCGGACGAGACCTTCACGGTCGACGTGAAACCGGCCGCCGACGCGATGCTCGCGTCGCTCGTCGCGTCCGGCCACGCATTCGAAAACCCCGCACAGCAGGACTTCGTGCACGGCAACATCAAGGCACGCGAGCGCATGATCGCGCAGTATGCGGTCGCCGGCGCGCGGCGCGGCATCGTGATCGGCACCGACCACGCGGCCGAATCGCTGATGGGCTTCTTCACGAAATTCGGCGACGGCGGCGCGGACGTGCTGCCGCTCGCCGGCCTGAGCAAGCGTCGCGTGCGTGCAATCGCCCGCGCGCTGGGCGGTGACGAACTGATCGTGATGAAGGTGCCGACGGCCGACCTCGAGGAACTGCGTCCGCTGCGCCCCGACGAGCACGCCTATGGCGTCACCTACGACGAAATCGACGATTTCCTCGAAGGCAAGCCCGTCGCCGACAGCGTGTACGAAACGGTGCTGCGTT encodes:
- a CDS encoding phospholipase D-like domain-containing protein, with product MTVSVRSYLSPTLVLLAFDWPDAASRTDFLGFAIRRTPGFWSADGKTRAPNSWLPNRLTFDGPAADTQGDAPTDQAPIQKFMWWDARIDPQDRDASFRYDVYPVVGTPENLQVLDAEAGVCEVVLPAHVVDGVGTWFNRAVVSSQAFAKQVAALGLAPNAAPSADQALKLRTWLANDMEQVFATMLDPASRAVSAVYHLTDTLWALPAFEAFGRQHGEASLAIVYDAHATARKGKPPLPSPNQPAVDALQGLATLAPRDRTHIMHDKFIVTDAPANAATAVAPARVLTGSANFTTEGLTEQANVLHAFDSPALAALYNARAHALAANPPIAETAKLSAGWSAPMTIGSAQVRVAFSPEPAGQRTEIDTIVAAIAAAKHSVSFCLFMPTDAALRDACFAAGDRGLMMFGLVNRINVGSATKADAAQHDGQSLDAATLANLELYHRQRDRRDVIDAAYFSPATVPKGFEPELRLFPGEPAPAYPPVVIHHKFIVIDAEGADPIVYTGSANMSRNSEQYNDENLLEIRDTRIAAIYLAEFLRLYEHYRARALSIETKRQGASAQRQLALAPDSSWAKKYYVPGSPEEKARIALASAVPTDAPAMHARREVA
- a CDS encoding DeoR/GlpR family DNA-binding transcription regulator; this encodes MLAEQRHQYILSELGRSGALSVAELVRSLDVSRETVRRDLNALAARGLLVMTHGGALAADRREPSLSEREAANAEAKRTIGRRAAEFVPDDASVLIDSGSTPHAVALALADRHRLSIYTNDWRTAFVLARRNGNRVTLLGGELSDDEDATFGLDTIQQLAQYHVDFAFVGAGGITADGDCTDYSRLAAEVRSRMIAAAGTAIIVADHSKFGRVTPVRINGTSAARYLVTERAPDKAVRRALTARGIELLVCD
- a CDS encoding DMT family transporter codes for the protein MFTSLVAAAFVALWSTGFIVARAIKPYADPNLFLLARFAGTAALFGAVALAARAPWPARREWPRHLIAGALLQGVYLGASYWAVAQGLNAGVMALLGALQPLATAALAVPLFNERLPARGWLGMALGLAGVALVLAPKVADGVASPPGAAPAWFVVAVSILSVGSITAGSLYQKGKLAQNDLRTAVAVQNLGAAIVAAVFVALLHETRWIGAPALWISLVWGVVFLSGGAVTMLMWMLRRGNAARATSLLFLAPPLAALQGYLLFGETLATVQLAGFGLALAGVVLARR
- the nadE gene encoding ammonia-dependent NAD(+) synthetase is translated as MTSADYASRQRAIIAELNVAPQFDVDAEIARRVDFLAQYLRSTGLRTYVLGISGGVDSSTAGRLAQLAVERLRAEGYDARFIAMRLPNGVQNDEADAQRALAFVRADETFTVDVKPAADAMLASLVASGHAFENPAQQDFVHGNIKARERMIAQYAVAGARRGIVIGTDHAAESLMGFFTKFGDGGADVLPLAGLSKRRVRAIARALGGDELIVMKVPTADLEELRPLRPDEHAYGVTYDEIDDFLEGKPVADSVYETVLRFYDGSRHKRALPYTPFDWPAA